From a region of the Deltaproteobacteria bacterium genome:
- a CDS encoding helix-turn-helix transcriptional regulator has translation MADKSFGRIVEERRHELGLTQEMVAKKVNVKANYIGYLERGMRHPSQKVVEKLSTALKLDPQDLYLLANPKVRNLLGSSKGGSSSGLQQLLKDSAAQKTAGISAAERSALSQLDRASSAASAAKAVEALRSALSK, from the coding sequence ATGGCAGATAAAAGTTTTGGTCGCATCGTGGAAGAGCGACGGCACGAACTAGGACTCACCCAAGAGATGGTCGCCAAGAAAGTCAACGTGAAAGCAAACTACATTGGCTATCTCGAACGTGGCATGCGCCATCCGAGTCAGAAAGTCGTCGAAAAGCTTTCAACAGCGTTGAAGCTTGATCCGCAAGATCTCTATCTGTTGGCAAACCCCAAAGTGCGCAACTTGTTAGGTTCATCGAAAGGCGGCAGCTCCTCGGGGTTGCAGCAGCTACTCAAAGATAGCGCAGCACAGAAGACGGCGGGAATCTCTGCAGCAGAACGCAGTGCCCTCTCGCAACTCGACCGTGCGAGTTCAGCTGCAAGTGCTGCCAAGGCAGTGGAAGCGTTACGTAGCGCCCTCAGCAAATAA
- a CDS encoding YggS family pyridoxal phosphate-dependent enzyme: protein MSDIAANYARVCDHVATAAHHCGRRFEDLTIVCAAKTKGPEAVQAALAAGATDIGENYVQEAREKIALVAVAARWHLIGHLQRNKAKDAIRLFSLIHSLDSIALAQELQRHAAKLGTTVRTLIEINLGGEHTKSGIAPEHVAELLTAIRSLPAVRVEGLMTIPPPGPDAEASRPYFRALARLREQYATQRADNIDLRQLSMGMTDDYRIAIEEGATIVRIGRAIFGERH from the coding sequence ATGAGCGATATTGCTGCCAATTACGCACGGGTCTGTGATCACGTCGCGACTGCGGCTCACCACTGTGGTCGCCGCTTTGAAGATCTTACTATCGTTTGCGCTGCAAAAACCAAAGGACCGGAAGCAGTACAAGCGGCCTTAGCCGCTGGGGCGACAGACATTGGAGAAAACTATGTTCAAGAAGCACGCGAGAAGATTGCCCTAGTAGCCGTAGCAGCGCGCTGGCACTTGATTGGCCATCTCCAACGCAATAAAGCCAAAGATGCAATTCGATTGTTCTCGTTGATCCATTCGCTTGATAGCATTGCCTTGGCCCAGGAACTCCAACGGCACGCAGCGAAACTCGGAACAACGGTGCGAACCCTCATTGAGATCAATCTCGGTGGGGAACACACGAAGAGCGGCATCGCCCCAGAACATGTCGCAGAGCTGTTGACGGCTATTCGTTCGCTCCCGGCGGTGCGCGTCGAGGGCTTGATGACGATTCCACCGCCTGGGCCAGATGCCGAGGCGTCACGCCCGTACTTTCGTGCGTTGGCTCGGTTGCGAGAGCAGTATGCCACACAGCGAGCCGACAACATCGACTTGCGGCAACTCTCGATGGGAATGACGGACGACTATCGCATTGCTATCGAAGAGGGCGCGACAATCGTGCGTATCGGGCGCGCTATCTTTGGCGAACGACACTAA
- a CDS encoding tetratricopeptide repeat protein, protein MNSWRTLLIALTVIVASATTLWAADEGEATIGRKFSLVIQAQLPLVRDPTVRRYVQRLGQKLVAHLETAEFTYYFGVIQEPHLNAFAAPGGYIYIHTGLIQRVQSDDELASVLGHEIAHVQGHHMVRQQQDTKFLSYAGLASMALALINPVLAAGVSSLSTMKQLQYKRQLEEEADYRGLQYLAQAGFNPHAMPQFFATMQKEDRVNGVNVPGYLRSHPLSKERLSYIERTIQALKWNQRAPSDTFELRRVQAILNAMQGARSRVIPDYERQVTENPDNPKALALLGTVLLQYNDWQRAQQLLEQAAAKGIRLDRELGISYLRTGNTERARQLFLQQREIDPQDADVHTKLCALLLKEGNQEEATKSCRAALDLDPYNDESYMTLAQIAQLQGKSGESRLQLGRAMEIQGRMDAALNQYQQAAQLLGPEDERAEELESKTNELEQLISQIGKGARRR, encoded by the coding sequence ATGAACTCTTGGCGTACGCTTCTTATCGCTCTCACAGTGATCGTTGCTTCCGCCACCACGCTATGGGCTGCTGATGAAGGTGAAGCAACGATTGGCCGCAAGTTCTCTCTGGTGATCCAAGCACAGCTTCCACTGGTTCGCGACCCAACAGTGCGACGCTACGTCCAACGCCTAGGACAAAAGCTTGTTGCCCATCTGGAAACTGCTGAATTCACATACTACTTTGGCGTCATCCAAGAGCCGCATCTCAATGCGTTCGCAGCACCAGGTGGCTACATCTATATTCATACAGGTCTGATCCAACGCGTACAAAGCGATGATGAATTAGCGAGTGTGCTTGGACACGAGATTGCCCACGTGCAGGGCCATCATATGGTCCGCCAACAACAGGACACAAAATTCCTCTCCTATGCTGGCTTAGCCTCGATGGCCTTAGCACTTATCAATCCAGTGCTCGCTGCAGGAGTCTCGTCGCTTAGTACCATGAAGCAGCTGCAGTACAAACGCCAACTCGAAGAAGAAGCGGATTATCGCGGCCTCCAGTACCTTGCGCAGGCAGGCTTTAATCCGCATGCGATGCCGCAGTTTTTTGCAACGATGCAAAAGGAAGATCGTGTCAACGGCGTGAATGTGCCCGGCTATCTACGGTCGCATCCACTGTCCAAAGAGCGTCTCAGTTATATTGAACGAACCATCCAGGCGCTCAAATGGAATCAGCGGGCTCCCAGCGACACCTTTGAGCTGCGGCGCGTCCAAGCAATCCTCAACGCTATGCAAGGAGCACGCAGTCGCGTCATACCAGACTACGAGCGACAAGTAACCGAGAATCCGGACAATCCCAAAGCCCTGGCGCTGCTCGGGACGGTACTTCTTCAGTATAACGACTGGCAACGTGCTCAGCAGCTGCTCGAACAAGCGGCAGCGAAAGGGATCCGCTTGGATCGCGAACTCGGCATCTCGTATCTCAGGACAGGGAACACTGAACGAGCCCGACAACTGTTTCTGCAACAACGAGAGATAGACCCACAAGATGCAGATGTGCACACCAAACTGTGCGCGTTGTTGCTCAAAGAAGGCAACCAAGAAGAGGCCACGAAATCGTGCCGCGCGGCACTTGATCTCGATCCGTACAACGATGAATCCTATATGACGTTGGCGCAAATTGCGCAGCTGCAAGGGAAAAGTGGAGAATCACGGCTACAACTCGGACGGGCAATGGAAATACAAGGAAGAATGGATGCCGCGCTGAACCAGTACCAGCAAGCTGCGCAACTGCTCGGGCCAGAGGACGAGCGCGCTGAAGAACTGGAAAGCAAAACCAACGAACTGGAACAACTCATCAGTCAGATAGGCAAGGGAGCGCGGCGACGATAA
- a CDS encoding DUF59 domain-containing protein has product MPSLFRRLHALWKKEQPTVTLPPTEPQPLSTPIPAPPTVAPPQEMAQPLDLSQPLSEDLVFQALRKCRDPEIPVNIVDLGLIYDVRILEDLVNVKMTLTTQGCGMGGYISQEAEEQIRSLPGVREAKVEIVWDPPWNPSMISEAGRKVLGLPE; this is encoded by the coding sequence ATGCCATCGTTATTTCGTCGTCTTCATGCGTTGTGGAAAAAAGAACAACCAACAGTGACATTGCCACCAACGGAACCCCAGCCTCTCTCAACACCAATCCCAGCGCCGCCGACCGTTGCTCCTCCTCAAGAGATGGCCCAGCCGTTGGATCTTTCTCAGCCTTTGAGTGAAGACTTGGTTTTCCAGGCGCTGCGGAAATGTCGCGACCCAGAAATCCCAGTCAACATTGTTGACCTTGGGTTGATTTACGACGTGCGAATTTTAGAAGACTTGGTCAACGTGAAGATGACCCTCACTACGCAAGGGTGTGGCATGGGTGGCTATATTTCACAGGAAGCAGAAGAGCAAATTCGCTCACTCCCTGGAGTACGTGAAGCCAAAGTCGAAATTGTGTGGGATCCACCGTGGAACCCGAGTATGATTAGCGAAGCTGGGCGGAAGGTGCTGGGGTTACCCGAGTAA
- a CDS encoding allantoinase: MVKLRAISGGKKKEPPLSLVYGLRLYNPGEVAGIGEGSVTLANGSESQITLHLIEGSREQIRAQLLASIDAFFDI, from the coding sequence ATGGTAAAGCTCAGAGCGATTTCTGGTGGAAAAAAGAAAGAGCCGCCTCTTTCATTGGTCTATGGATTGCGTTTGTACAACCCCGGTGAAGTTGCAGGCATAGGTGAAGGTAGCGTAACTCTTGCCAACGGTTCTGAAAGCCAGATCACTCTGCACTTAATTGAAGGAAGTCGCGAGCAGATTCGAGCGCAACTGCTCGCGAGCATTGATGCGTTCTTCGATATCTAG
- a CDS encoding pyrroline-5-carboxylate reductase — MAELGFIGAGNMAGALIKGLIAAKLYKPKAIIASDAVPAQLKKLKKAYNVTGTTDNRAVVRAAQTIVLAVKPQILDQVLAEIQPEVTKEKLFISIAAGVTLRRLENGLGGKARVVRVMPNTPALLGKGIAVVVRGHNAQPKDEKLTVSMFRGVGEALAVKDEALMDPVTGLSGSGPAYVYLFAEALIAGGVQGGLDAKVATQLTYQTLEGAVAMLKETGKPPKELRDMVTSPGGTTLAGLSRLAAGGFTETVAAGVAAATHRSVELGKG, encoded by the coding sequence ATGGCAGAACTCGGATTTATTGGTGCAGGAAACATGGCAGGGGCGTTGATTAAGGGATTGATCGCCGCGAAGCTCTACAAGCCCAAAGCGATCATCGCGAGTGATGCGGTCCCAGCTCAACTCAAGAAGCTGAAGAAAGCGTACAACGTGACCGGGACGACCGACAACCGAGCCGTTGTACGAGCGGCACAGACGATCGTACTCGCTGTGAAACCGCAGATCCTCGATCAAGTGCTCGCTGAAATTCAACCTGAAGTCACGAAAGAAAAGTTGTTTATTTCCATTGCTGCAGGAGTCACGTTACGCCGCTTGGAAAACGGGCTGGGCGGAAAAGCCCGCGTTGTCCGCGTGATGCCCAACACCCCTGCCCTGCTTGGCAAGGGGATCGCGGTCGTTGTGCGTGGCCACAATGCCCAACCCAAAGATGAAAAACTCACAGTGAGCATGTTTCGCGGCGTAGGAGAAGCACTCGCGGTCAAAGATGAGGCACTGATGGACCCAGTTACCGGACTGAGTGGCAGTGGGCCAGCATATGTGTACTTGTTCGCTGAAGCATTAATCGCTGGTGGTGTTCAAGGCGGGCTCGATGCGAAAGTTGCCACGCAATTGACCTACCAAACTCTTGAGGGAGCAGTCGCTATGCTGAAGGAAACTGGCAAACCCCCCAAAGAGTTGCGCGATATGGTCACCTCCCCTGGAGGAACGACACTGGCTGGGCTATCTCGGTTAGCAGCCGGTGGCTTCACGGAGACAGTGGCCGCTGGGGTGGCAGCAGCCACGCATCGCTCAGTCGAACTCGGAAAAGGATAA
- a CDS encoding zinc ribbon domain-containing protein — protein MPIYEYSCKKCGDFEVSQRMTDEALKKCPTCGAKVTKLISQSAFHLKGSGWYMTDYAKNGTNKGSGSSDSKSSSDTKEASSTSSSSETSDSSSTKEKTSPAKENTASA, from the coding sequence ATGCCGATCTACGAGTATTCCTGTAAGAAATGTGGCGACTTTGAGGTCTCCCAGCGCATGACTGACGAGGCTCTCAAGAAGTGTCCTACATGTGGTGCGAAAGTAACCAAGCTCATTTCGCAGTCGGCCTTTCACCTAAAAGGTAGTGGCTGGTATATGACAGATTACGCAAAAAACGGTACGAACAAGGGAAGCGGCAGTAGCGATAGTAAGTCTTCGAGTGACACAAAAGAGGCATCGTCGACCAGTTCCTCATCCGAAACTTCGGATAGTTCCTCGACAAAAGAGAAAACCTCCCCCGCAAAGGAGAACACGGCCTCTGCCTAA
- a CDS encoding YggT family protein, producing MFILGNFLFGLAQVLGMLIRAYMWIVIIRALISWVSPDPYNPIVRFLQSATDPVLYRIRRLIPASFGGIDFSPLLLIAGLIFLEAFLVQTLLDLSRQIK from the coding sequence ATGTTTATTCTCGGCAATTTTCTCTTTGGTCTCGCTCAGGTCCTTGGCATGTTGATCCGTGCCTATATGTGGATCGTGATCATTCGTGCGCTGATTTCGTGGGTGAGCCCCGATCCCTACAACCCCATCGTTCGCTTTCTGCAGTCCGCCACTGATCCAGTTCTGTATCGTATTCGTCGTCTGATCCCCGCGAGTTTTGGTGGCATCGATTTTTCTCCGCTCCTGCTCATCGCTGGCTTGATCTTTCTCGAAGCCTTTCTTGTTCAGACCTTGCTTGACCTCTCCCGCCAGATAAAGTGA